A stretch of the Halorussus lipolyticus genome encodes the following:
- a CDS encoding SDR family oxidoreductase, which yields MASADSPESVFLTGFPGFLGSELVARLLDRYPDDVAIRCLVQSKYRDLAESRAAEIDDGAPERIELHEGDITESDLGLGEAYQSLADDATEVYHLAAVYDLGVAREVGMAVNVEGTRNVLDFAESCPNLDHFQYVSTCYVSGRHDGVFTHDDLDVGQSFNNHYEETKFLAEVEVQRRMDAGLPATIYRPAITVGDSETGRTQKYDGPYNVLRLLDAQPGGLGVVPTFGDPRDYEVNVVPRNFVVDAIDYLSGRPDSEGEVYQLCDPNPPTVAGMLRAFAAATGETIRPVPLPSGGADLVRRALDGVPGLAGLLGVEPEVLRYFVHPTSYTCQNATGDLRGSGISCPAFESYADTLVAFYSAHPAVSSDAMV from the coding sequence ATGGCGTCGGCGGACTCGCCGGAATCGGTGTTTCTCACCGGCTTTCCGGGCTTTCTGGGGTCGGAACTGGTCGCGCGCCTCCTCGACCGGTATCCCGACGATGTGGCGATTCGGTGCCTCGTCCAGTCGAAGTACCGAGACCTCGCGGAGTCGCGCGCGGCGGAAATCGACGACGGCGCTCCCGAGCGAATCGAACTCCACGAGGGCGACATCACCGAGTCGGACCTCGGATTAGGCGAAGCTTACCAGTCCCTCGCGGACGACGCGACGGAAGTCTACCACCTCGCGGCGGTCTACGACCTCGGAGTCGCCCGCGAAGTCGGCATGGCGGTCAACGTCGAGGGGACGCGCAACGTGCTGGATTTCGCGGAATCGTGCCCGAACCTCGACCACTTCCAGTACGTCAGCACGTGCTACGTCAGCGGGCGACACGACGGGGTGTTCACCCACGACGACCTCGACGTGGGCCAGTCGTTCAACAACCACTACGAGGAGACCAAATTCCTCGCCGAGGTCGAGGTCCAGCGCCGGATGGACGCCGGCCTGCCCGCCACGATTTACCGACCGGCAATCACGGTCGGCGACAGCGAGACCGGCCGGACCCAGAAGTACGACGGGCCGTACAACGTTTTGCGCCTGCTGGACGCCCAACCCGGCGGCCTCGGCGTGGTGCCCACTTTCGGCGACCCGCGGGACTACGAGGTCAACGTCGTCCCGCGGAACTTCGTGGTGGACGCCATCGACTACCTGAGCGGTCGGCCCGACTCCGAGGGCGAGGTGTATCAGCTCTGCGACCCGAACCCGCCGACCGTGGCGGGGATGCTCCGGGCGTTCGCGGCGGCCACGGGCGAGACGATTCGCCCTGTCCCGCTTCCGAGCGGCGGCGCGGACCTCGTTCGGCGGGCGCTCGACGGGGTTCCCGGTCTCGCGGGTCTCCTCGGTGTCGAACCCGAAGTCCTCCGGTACTTCGTCCACCCGACGAGCTACACCTGCCAGAACGCGACGGGGGACCTGCGCGGGAGCGGGATTTCGTGTCCGGCGTTCGAGAGCTACGCCGACACGCTGGTCGCGTTCTACTCGGCGCATCCGGCGGTCTCCTCGGACGCGATGGTGTGA
- a CDS encoding succinic semialdehyde dehydrogenase, which produces MALSKLPARADSAALSRLASSVPTDETREEIPVEAPYSGINIQTIPASTSADVSAAVERAREAQPAWADRPVSERAEAVLRFHDLVLDERRELLDVAQLESGKARIDAFEEILDVATTARHYAHRADEYLEPERRKGAFPVLTDTRVYRHPVGVVGVISPWNYPLTLSVTDALPALLAGNAVVVKPAEETPFSALLLRDLLREAGVPNDSFQVVTGRGSEAGAALVEESDFVCFTGGTETGRKVAEQAGANLTDCSLELGGKNPMVVLPDADIGKAVSGAIQGCFTNAGQLCIAFERLYVHESIYDEFLDRLVRRTRGLDLSPGYDFGPDVGSLIGSDQLETVESHVEDALSKGADVLTGGRARPDLGPYFFEPTVLTGVSDEMELAREETFGPVVAVESFDSVADAIELANDSEYGLNASVWTEDGDRGRKVARQIECGTVNINDAYAAAWASVDAPMGGMKDSGLGRRHGREGFEKYTEAQTVAEQRAGSVTAPPEGVPDGWYAKAMLVSLRAMKRLPGVR; this is translated from the coding sequence ATGGCTCTCTCGAAACTCCCGGCGCGCGCCGACTCGGCCGCGCTCTCGCGTCTGGCGTCGTCGGTGCCCACCGACGAGACCCGCGAGGAGATTCCCGTGGAAGCGCCGTATTCGGGTATTAATATACAAACGATTCCCGCGAGCACTTCAGCGGACGTGAGCGCGGCCGTCGAGCGCGCCCGCGAGGCCCAACCCGCGTGGGCCGACCGACCGGTCTCGGAGCGCGCCGAGGCGGTCCTGCGATTTCACGATTTGGTGTTGGACGAGCGACGGGAACTCCTCGACGTGGCCCAACTCGAGAGCGGGAAGGCCCGCATCGACGCCTTCGAGGAGATTCTGGACGTGGCGACGACCGCGCGCCACTACGCCCACCGGGCCGACGAGTACCTCGAACCCGAGCGCCGGAAGGGCGCGTTCCCCGTCCTGACCGACACGCGGGTCTACCGCCACCCGGTCGGCGTCGTGGGGGTAATCTCGCCGTGGAACTACCCCCTGACGCTCTCGGTGACGGACGCGCTCCCGGCCCTGCTGGCGGGCAACGCAGTGGTGGTCAAACCCGCCGAGGAGACCCCGTTTTCGGCCCTCCTCCTGCGTGATTTGCTCCGCGAGGCCGGCGTGCCAAACGACAGTTTCCAAGTCGTGACCGGCCGCGGGAGTGAGGCGGGCGCGGCGCTGGTCGAGGAGTCCGATTTCGTCTGCTTCACCGGGGGCACCGAGACCGGCCGGAAAGTCGCCGAGCAGGCGGGCGCGAACCTGACCGACTGCTCGCTCGAACTCGGCGGCAAGAACCCGATGGTCGTGCTTCCCGACGCCGACATCGGGAAAGCGGTCTCTGGCGCGATTCAGGGCTGTTTCACCAACGCGGGGCAACTCTGCATCGCCTTCGAGCGCCTCTACGTTCACGAGTCGATTTACGACGAGTTTCTGGACCGGTTGGTCCGGCGCACGCGAGGCCTCGATTTGAGTCCGGGCTACGACTTCGGTCCCGACGTGGGGTCGTTGATTGGCTCCGACCAACTCGAAACGGTCGAGAGCCACGTCGAGGACGCCCTATCGAAGGGCGCGGACGTGCTGACCGGCGGGCGCGCCCGGCCAGACCTCGGGCCGTACTTCTTCGAACCCACGGTGCTGACCGGCGTGAGCGACGAGATGGAACTGGCCCGCGAGGAGACCTTCGGCCCGGTCGTGGCGGTCGAATCGTTCGATTCGGTCGCCGACGCAATCGAACTCGCCAACGACTCCGAATACGGCCTGAACGCGAGCGTCTGGACCGAGGACGGCGACAGAGGCCGAAAGGTCGCCCGGCAAATCGAGTGCGGGACCGTGAACATCAACGACGCCTACGCCGCGGCGTGGGCCTCGGTGGACGCGCCGATGGGCGGGATGAAGGACTCGGGCCTCGGGCGGCGACACGGCAGGGAGGGGTTCGAGAAGTACACCGAGGCCCAGACCGTCGCCGAACAGCGCGCCGGGTCGGTGACTGCGCCGCCGGAGGGGGTTCCGGACGGGTGGTACGCCAAGGCGATGCTCGTCTCGCTCCGGGCGATGAAGCGACTTCCGGGGGTGCGGTGA
- a CDS encoding arylsulfotransferase (asst), whose amino-acid sequence MTARKSYLRLLFVFFVVAPSGGVFLTHTGSVLASVGDGPSDGENPVVHQPAEIRSADDLTLVTAHYDDAKNGSLKAFTDDGEVVYETRAHQRIFDVDPVPGEKYTVTYVGSTVRSDSACKLDAGSGLSCIRNVVQRVNLSTGESERMYNYDVVTRHGHDSVHDVDRINESHYLVADIFHNRAFIVNTSANVITWEWRARSEFPYTTGGAIRDWTHINDVEYLEDQNVVMIDPRNHDQIWFVHRQKGLLENRTLGADDDHSVLYEQHNPDYIPAERGGPSVVVADSENNRIVEYQREDGPDGREEWNRTWTWRDAKMEWPRDADRLPNGNTLITDTHSNRIFEVTPAGEIVWQVSMAKPYEAERLGTGDESAGGQSATALGYESRTPEVERGDEEATLQGRIYGAVRSVLPTKLYHGIRWMLPAWMGLFDILLVAISGLSLVGWVVSELYWTDRIGLRNPIRLGR is encoded by the coding sequence ATGACCGCACGCAAATCGTATTTACGCCTGCTGTTCGTCTTTTTCGTCGTCGCGCCGAGTGGGGGTGTCTTCCTGACTCACACAGGGAGCGTCCTCGCGTCGGTGGGGGACGGCCCGAGCGACGGGGAGAACCCGGTCGTTCACCAACCTGCCGAAATCCGGTCGGCCGACGACCTCACGCTGGTCACTGCCCACTACGACGACGCCAAAAACGGGAGTCTCAAGGCGTTTACTGACGACGGCGAGGTCGTCTACGAGACTCGTGCCCACCAGCGAATCTTCGACGTGGACCCGGTTCCCGGCGAGAAGTACACCGTGACCTACGTCGGGAGTACCGTCAGGTCCGACTCGGCGTGCAAACTCGACGCCGGGTCGGGACTGAGTTGCATCCGCAACGTCGTCCAGCGAGTCAACCTGAGTACCGGCGAGTCCGAGCGCATGTACAACTACGACGTGGTGACGCGCCACGGCCACGACAGCGTTCACGACGTGGACCGAATCAACGAGAGTCACTATCTGGTCGCCGACATCTTCCACAACCGAGCGTTCATCGTGAACACCTCTGCAAACGTCATCACGTGGGAGTGGCGCGCCCGGAGCGAGTTCCCCTACACGACCGGCGGCGCGATTCGGGACTGGACCCACATCAACGACGTGGAGTACCTCGAAGACCAGAACGTCGTGATGATTGACCCCCGGAACCACGACCAAATCTGGTTCGTCCACCGCCAGAAGGGCCTCCTCGAAAATCGGACGCTCGGCGCGGACGACGACCACAGCGTCCTCTACGAACAGCACAACCCCGACTACATCCCGGCGGAGCGCGGCGGCCCGTCAGTCGTCGTCGCCGACTCCGAGAACAACCGCATCGTGGAGTACCAGCGCGAGGACGGTCCAGACGGACGCGAGGAGTGGAATCGAACGTGGACGTGGCGGGACGCGAAGATGGAGTGGCCCCGCGACGCCGACCGCCTCCCGAACGGCAACACGCTGATTACCGACACGCACAGCAATCGCATCTTCGAGGTCACCCCGGCGGGCGAAATCGTCTGGCAGGTCTCGATGGCGAAACCCTACGAGGCCGAACGCCTCGGCACGGGCGACGAGAGCGCGGGTGGCCAGAGCGCGACGGCGCTTGGCTACGAGTCCAGAACGCCCGAAGTCGAACGGGGCGACGAGGAGGCCACGCTTCAGGGTCGAATCTACGGCGCGGTCCGGTCGGTCCTCCCGACCAAACTCTACCACGGCATTCGGTGGATGCTCCCGGCGTGGATGGGCCTGTTCGACATTCTGCTCGTCGCCATCTCGGGCCTCTCGCTGGTCGGATGGGTCGTGAGCGAACTCTACTGGACCGACCGAATCGGCCTCCGAAACCCGATTCGACTCGGACGGTGA
- a CDS encoding ABC transporter ATP-binding protein: protein MAETESPEATDALLELSGVTAGYGNTTVVHDVDLGVGEGEIACLVGPNGSGKSTVMKSIYGFADVFGGSISFDGEDVTHRNPQDSLRSGVSYVLQSSSVFPDMSVHENLLMGGYVFDDDDRAVRRAEELYDEFPRLDERRDQKAGMLSGGERRLLELARGLVVEPKLMLLDEPSIGLEPTYIEQVFDRIRDLNELGTTILLVEQNAEKGLSIADRGYVLASGEIKFAGTGTELLEDEEVGRLYLGG from the coding sequence ATGGCCGAAACCGAATCTCCGGAGGCGACCGACGCCCTGCTGGAACTCTCCGGCGTGACCGCTGGCTACGGCAACACGACCGTCGTCCACGACGTGGACTTGGGCGTCGGCGAGGGCGAAATCGCCTGCCTCGTCGGGCCGAACGGGTCGGGCAAGAGTACCGTGATGAAGTCCATCTACGGGTTCGCCGACGTGTTCGGGGGCAGTATCTCGTTCGACGGCGAGGACGTGACCCACCGGAACCCGCAGGACAGTCTTCGGTCGGGGGTGAGCTACGTCCTCCAGTCGTCCAGCGTCTTCCCGGACATGTCGGTCCACGAGAACCTGCTGATGGGTGGGTACGTCTTCGACGACGACGACCGCGCTGTCCGCCGGGCCGAGGAGCTTTACGACGAGTTCCCGCGCCTCGACGAGCGCCGCGACCAGAAGGCCGGGATGCTCTCGGGCGGCGAGCGCAGACTGCTGGAACTCGCCCGAGGACTGGTCGTAGAGCCGAAACTGATGCTGTTGGACGAGCCGAGTATCGGCCTCGAACCGACCTACATCGAGCAGGTCTTCGACCGGATTCGGGACCTGAACGAGTTGGGCACCACCATCCTGCTGGTTGAGCAGAACGCCGAGAAAGGACTGTCGATTGCCGACAGAGGCTACGTCCTCGCCAGCGGCGAGATAAAATTCGCGGGGACCGGGACCGAACTGCTGGAAGACGAGGAGGTCGGCAGACTCTACCTCGGCGGGTAG
- a CDS encoding ABC transporter ATP-binding protein, with the protein MLRVEDLTKRFGGLTAVDRVNAEVREGEIVGLIGPNGSGKTTLFDCIAGRQHPEEGSVFLRGEAVTDWPEHRIAGAGLGRMFQHTRIYGGMSVLRNVLVAASEDRTVSRLFRPPSDEARDRAEQLLKRVDLWELREMRAGRMSFGQQKLLEFAMLLMSDPDLLLMDEPAGGINPSMIRRMLDYIREANEGGVTIFLIEHNMDVVMDVSDRVYVLAHGEKIAEGRPDEIQSNQRVIDAYLGRE; encoded by the coding sequence ATTCTGCGCGTCGAGGACCTAACCAAACGATTCGGCGGCCTGACCGCGGTGGACCGCGTGAACGCCGAGGTCCGCGAGGGGGAAATCGTCGGTCTCATCGGGCCGAACGGGTCGGGTAAGACCACGCTGTTCGACTGCATCGCGGGCCGACAGCACCCCGAGGAGGGGTCGGTGTTCCTCCGCGGCGAGGCCGTGACCGACTGGCCCGAGCATCGCATCGCCGGGGCCGGACTGGGCCGGATGTTCCAGCACACGCGAATCTACGGCGGCATGTCGGTTCTGCGGAACGTGCTGGTCGCGGCCAGCGAGGACCGGACCGTCTCGCGCCTCTTTCGACCGCCGAGCGACGAGGCCCGTGACCGGGCCGAACAGTTGCTGAAGCGCGTCGATTTGTGGGAACTCCGGGAGATGCGGGCGGGACGGATGAGTTTCGGCCAGCAGAAACTGCTGGAGTTCGCCATGCTGTTGATGTCTGACCCCGACCTCCTGCTGATGGACGAACCCGCGGGCGGCATCAACCCTTCGATGATTCGCCGGATGCTCGACTACATCCGGGAGGCCAACGAGGGCGGCGTGACCATCTTCCTCATCGAACACAACATGGACGTGGTGATGGACGTGTCGGACAGAGTGTACGTCCTCGCGCACGGCGAGAAAATCGCCGAAGGGCGACCCGACGAGATTCAGTCGAACCAGCGCGTCATCGACGCCTATCTGGGGAGGGAGTGA
- a CDS encoding branched-chain amino acid ABC transporter permease codes for MSRESASADAGPETTSLSRLLAALSDRAWLLLGILVAVGALLPTLGLSGFYLTVVVQMYIFAVLALSWDLVGGQTGYPSFGNMAFFGFGAYTTAILLKDWGVEFFPAVLVAGPIAVGFALVIGLAVLRLRGGYFAIATLGVLLVSIQVTRNVEFTGGASGKILFDIPPENTFYYVFLAILAVETAVALYLTRTRFGYVLNAIRDDEGRATAMGINTTYYKTAAWMLSALFTGWVGGAWGAFNTFVDPQTAYNLGWNVELITMALIGGAGTVAGPILGAFGLTLAIFVVDTVFPGWQLVALGLVIVATVLLLPDGIVGTLEERATAMEYYEMGGEAAAETTSEMGGEAAAEETADATDHDMGDPEVSDS; via the coding sequence ATGAGTCGGGAGTCCGCCAGCGCCGACGCCGGCCCCGAGACCACCTCGCTCTCGCGGCTCCTCGCCGCACTCAGCGACCGGGCGTGGCTCCTGCTCGGGATTTTGGTCGCGGTCGGCGCGCTCCTCCCGACGCTGGGCCTCTCGGGGTTCTACCTCACGGTCGTCGTCCAGATGTACATCTTCGCGGTGCTGGCGCTGTCGTGGGACCTCGTGGGCGGTCAGACCGGCTATCCGAGTTTCGGTAACATGGCGTTCTTCGGGTTCGGCGCGTACACCACCGCCATCCTGCTGAAGGACTGGGGAGTCGAGTTCTTCCCGGCGGTTCTCGTGGCCGGGCCGATTGCGGTCGGCTTCGCGCTGGTCATCGGCCTCGCGGTCCTGCGCCTGCGGGGCGGCTACTTCGCCATCGCCACGCTCGGGGTCCTGCTGGTCTCGATTCAGGTCACTCGCAACGTGGAGTTCACCGGCGGAGCCAGCGGGAAGATTCTGTTCGACATTCCGCCCGAGAACACCTTCTACTACGTCTTTCTCGCCATTCTGGCGGTCGAGACCGCGGTCGCGCTCTACCTGACTCGGACCCGATTCGGCTACGTGCTGAACGCCATCCGAGACGACGAGGGCCGAGCGACCGCGATGGGCATTAACACGACCTACTACAAGACCGCGGCGTGGATGCTCTCGGCGCTGTTCACCGGATGGGTCGGCGGCGCGTGGGGCGCGTTCAACACCTTCGTTGACCCACAGACCGCCTACAACCTTGGCTGGAACGTCGAACTCATCACGATGGCGCTCATCGGCGGCGCGGGCACCGTCGCGGGGCCGATTCTGGGCGCGTTCGGCCTCACGCTGGCCATCTTCGTCGTAGACACGGTGTTTCCGGGCTGGCAACTCGTCGCGCTCGGACTGGTCATCGTGGCGACGGTCCTCTTGCTCCCTGACGGCATCGTCGGGACCTTGGAGGAGCGTGCGACTGCGATGGAGTATTACGAGATGGGTGGTGAGGCGGCGGCCGAAACCACCTCCGAGATGGGTGGTGAGGCGGCGGCCGAAGAAACAGCAGACGCCACCGACCACGACATGGGCGACCCGGAGGTGAGCGACTCGTGA
- a CDS encoding branched-chain amino acid ABC transporter permease — protein sequence MAVTQFVVNGLLVGALFAAVAVGFALIWGVVGIINLAHGELLMLGGYVTYWLVAFAGGSGGEGSVWIALATVPVALAALYVVGYLLQRLVVTHVTDADLFLTLLVTFGVSIVLQQLAIQAWSATPRSVGAGFADPSVVLAGVFIPKIKLIAFVGAIALTLLLWGYLKTTRRGRAIRAVAQNPEAARLVGIDVAHTRAVTFGLSAAIAGGAGSFVAMILSVQPQMGLAYTLKSFVIVVFGGLGSIPGALVGGLLLGSVEELTAGFVGSQWTLAVSFSLLVVLLLVKPSGLFGRSVEEGEG from the coding sequence ATGGCTGTCACCCAGTTCGTCGTCAACGGCCTGTTGGTCGGCGCGCTGTTCGCCGCCGTCGCCGTCGGCTTCGCCCTAATCTGGGGCGTGGTCGGCATCATCAACCTCGCCCACGGCGAACTCCTCATGCTCGGGGGGTACGTCACCTACTGGCTGGTGGCATTCGCGGGCGGTTCGGGCGGGGAGGGGTCGGTCTGGATTGCGCTGGCCACCGTTCCGGTCGCGCTCGCGGCCCTCTACGTCGTAGGGTACCTGCTCCAGCGCCTCGTGGTCACGCACGTCACCGACGCCGACCTCTTTCTGACCCTGCTGGTGACCTTCGGCGTGAGCATCGTCCTCCAGCAGTTGGCGATTCAGGCGTGGAGCGCGACGCCCCGGAGCGTCGGCGCTGGCTTCGCCGACCCCTCCGTCGTCCTCGCCGGGGTCTTCATCCCCAAAATCAAGCTCATCGCCTTCGTCGGGGCCATCGCGCTGACGCTCCTGCTGTGGGGATACCTCAAGACGACGCGCCGCGGTCGGGCGATTCGCGCGGTGGCCCAGAACCCGGAGGCCGCCCGACTAGTCGGCATCGACGTGGCCCACACCAGAGCGGTCACGTTCGGCCTCTCGGCGGCCATCGCAGGCGGCGCGGGGAGTTTCGTGGCGATGATTCTGAGCGTCCAGCCACAGATGGGGCTGGCCTACACGCTCAAGAGCTTCGTCATCGTCGTGTTCGGCGGTCTGGGGAGCATCCCCGGCGCGCTGGTCGGCGGTCTGCTACTGGGGTCGGTCGAGGAGCTAACCGCCGGGTTCGTCGGGAGCCAGTGGACCCTCGCGGTGAGTTTCTCCCTGCTCGTGGTCCTCCTGCTGGTCAAGCCGAGCGGCCTGTTCGGCCGGTCGGTCGAGGAGGGCGAGGGATGA
- a CDS encoding amino acid ABC transporter substrate-binding protein produces the protein MRTDTSRRKFLEATGLAGVTALTGIGSAAAQENTITLGGSMSLSGDNADLGQLYRDSYELTIRRINEAGGVEAGDGNTYELEMVLRDDETDASKSRAIYQELIDREGVDYLLGPYSSTVTLPASAVAARNQRPMVEGGGASPEIFSQGNEWIFGLLPTADKYPLSSIEMAMAQDSPPESAALLAESDTFSQSSAEGARQKLNSEGVNIAVDQTFPTETSDLSTLLGRVRDSDADILILAAHQKHAVILASQMEAQNVNVDMAMATVGSLTSSFKDQSGANGDYMYGPSSWAINATFEDSVFGSTGDFVSAIEDEYGYQPDYHNAAGASVIQTFQRAFEQVSNLEPTAVRNAIRDVEFTTAYGNVAFGDNGVIDKDMLVYQWQPQDGGSAQKNIVWPEAVQQSAPIYPAPSWSDR, from the coding sequence ATGCGAACCGACACGTCACGGCGGAAGTTCCTCGAAGCGACCGGGTTGGCGGGCGTCACGGCGCTGACGGGAATCGGAAGCGCGGCGGCACAGGAAAACACCATCACGCTCGGCGGGTCGATGAGTCTTTCGGGCGACAACGCCGACCTCGGGCAACTCTACCGAGACTCCTACGAGTTGACCATCCGGCGAATCAACGAGGCCGGCGGCGTCGAGGCCGGCGACGGCAACACCTACGAGTTGGAGATGGTTCTGCGCGACGACGAGACCGACGCCTCGAAGAGTCGGGCCATCTATCAGGAACTCATCGACCGCGAGGGGGTGGACTACCTCCTCGGGCCGTACTCCAGCACGGTCACGCTCCCAGCGAGCGCCGTCGCGGCCCGGAACCAGCGTCCGATGGTCGAGGGCGGCGGCGCGAGTCCCGAAATCTTCAGTCAGGGCAACGAGTGGATTTTCGGTCTCCTGCCGACCGCCGACAAGTACCCGCTGTCGTCCATCGAGATGGCGATGGCCCAAGACTCGCCGCCAGAGTCGGCCGCCCTCCTCGCCGAGAGCGACACCTTCAGCCAGAGTTCCGCCGAGGGCGCGCGCCAGAAGCTGAACTCGGAGGGCGTGAACATCGCGGTGGACCAGACCTTCCCGACCGAGACCTCGGACCTCTCGACCCTGCTGGGGAGAGTCCGAGACAGCGATGCCGACATCCTGATTCTGGCGGCCCACCAGAAGCACGCGGTCATCCTCGCCAGCCAGATGGAGGCTCAGAACGTCAACGTGGACATGGCGATGGCGACGGTCGGAAGCCTCACGTCGTCGTTCAAGGACCAGTCCGGCGCGAACGGCGACTACATGTACGGCCCGAGTTCGTGGGCCATCAACGCCACCTTCGAGGACAGCGTCTTTGGTTCGACCGGCGACTTCGTGAGCGCCATCGAGGACGAGTACGGCTACCAACCCGACTACCACAACGCGGCCGGGGCCTCGGTCATCCAGACCTTCCAGCGCGCCTTCGAGCAGGTGAGCAACCTCGAACCGACTGCGGTCCGGAACGCCATCCGAGACGTGGAGTTCACCACCGCCTACGGCAACGTCGCGTTCGGCGACAACGGCGTCATCGACAAGGACATGCTGGTCTACCAGTGGCAACCCCAAGACGGCGGGTCGGCCCAGAAGAACATCGTCTGGCCCGAGGCGGTCCAGCAGAGCGCGCCCATCTACCCCGCGCCGAGTTGGTCCGACCGGTAA
- a CDS encoding aldo/keto reductase, whose protein sequence is MEYTTLGDTGMEVSRICLGCMSFGTSDWRPWVLDPEEGEEIIERAIDLGINFFDTANMYSNGESERVLGDALEGRRDESVVATKCYFQMDEDNPNSGGLSRKAIEQELDESLDRLGMDTIDLYQIHRWDDETPIEQTLRTLDDAVRRGKIRYAGASSMWAYQFADALHESDRLGLERFHTMQNHYNLVYREEEREMLPFCEQENVGVMPWSPLARGYLTRPHEDIDATERGETEQHMYDHPYREGGGKEVNERVQEIAADKGVTMAQISLSWLLHKDWVDAPIVGTTSVEHLEDAVEALEIDLSASDVAYLEEPYEPVEVSGHD, encoded by the coding sequence ATGGAGTACACCACGCTCGGCGACACGGGCATGGAAGTCAGTCGAATCTGTCTCGGGTGCATGAGTTTCGGAACCAGCGACTGGCGGCCGTGGGTTTTAGACCCCGAGGAGGGCGAGGAGATAATCGAGCGGGCCATCGACCTCGGTATCAACTTCTTCGATACCGCCAACATGTACTCGAACGGCGAGAGCGAGCGCGTGCTGGGCGACGCGCTGGAGGGCCGGCGCGACGAGAGCGTGGTCGCCACCAAGTGCTACTTCCAGATGGACGAGGACAATCCCAACTCGGGCGGCCTCTCGCGGAAGGCCATCGAGCAGGAACTGGACGAGTCGCTGGACCGGTTGGGGATGGACACCATCGACTTGTATCAGATTCACCGGTGGGACGACGAGACGCCAATCGAGCAGACCCTGCGGACGCTGGACGACGCGGTTCGGCGCGGAAAGATTCGCTACGCCGGGGCGTCGTCGATGTGGGCCTACCAGTTCGCCGACGCGCTCCACGAAAGCGACCGCCTCGGCTTAGAGCGGTTCCACACGATGCAGAACCACTACAACCTCGTCTACCGCGAGGAGGAACGCGAGATGCTTCCCTTCTGCGAGCAGGAGAACGTCGGCGTGATGCCGTGGAGTCCGCTGGCCCGCGGGTACCTGACTCGGCCGCACGAGGACATCGACGCGACCGAACGCGGCGAGACTGAACAACACATGTACGACCACCCCTACCGGGAGGGCGGCGGCAAGGAGGTCAACGAGCGCGTACAGGAAATCGCCGCCGACAAGGGCGTGACGATGGCTCAGATTTCGCTTTCGTGGCTCCTGCACAAGGACTGGGTGGACGCGCCAATCGTCGGCACCACCAGCGTCGAGCATCTGGAGGACGCGGTGGAGGCGCTAGAAATCGACCTTTCGGCGAGCGACGTGGCGTATCTGGAAGAACCCTACGAACCCGTCGAAGTTTCGGGTCACGACTGA